Part of the Planctomycetota bacterium genome is shown below.
ATGGGCGCCCCGAATCCGCACGGAAAGGCCTCCCCGGTGGGGCGTGGGTTCCAGGACCGGCTCCCCCGGTCCGGAACGGATTCCGTTGCGGCCGGGCGCCCGCTCCAGGAACTCCCGCGCCCGGCGGCGTTCTTCCGAGGTCGGCGCGCGTCCGAAGGCCCACCGGTAGGCGGCCTCCACGCGCTCTTCGGGCGGAAGCGGCCGGAGCTTCGCCGCGAAGGCCTCGGCGCGCCGGAGCACCCAGGCGCCGTTCATGAGCAGGAGCGCCTGGGGGGCCGTGGTGGTGGAAAGACGCTCGGGCACGCTCGTGAAGGAATCCGGAGCGTCGAAGGCCTGAAGGAGCGGATCCCGCGTGTTCCGGAGGACCTTGGTGTAAATCGTGCGCCGGGGGCCGGAGGCGTCCGCGGAGGGCCCGCCCGCGGCTTCGTCGAGTTCGCCCGCGACGGCCAGCAGGGCGTCCCGCACCTCTTCCGCTTCCAGACGCCGCGGCGTGGCCCGCCAGAGGAGCCGGTTCTGAGGGTCCTTCCGGCGGCCGGGTTCGGGATCGGGATGAATCGAAGAGCGCCGGTAGGCCGCCGAGGTGAGAAGCAGCCGGTGCATCGTCCGGATCGACCAGCCGCTTTCCACGAACCGGCAGGCCAGCCAGTCCAGAAGCTCCGGGTGCGAGGGCGCCTCGCCCAGGCGCCCGAAATCGCTCGAGGTGGCCACCAGGCCCCGGCGGAAAACCCGCTGCCAGAGGCGGTTCATCATCACCCGCGCCGTCAGCGGATGGTCCGGCCGGGTCAGCCACCGGGCCAGCGCGGTGCGGCGGCCCGTGGAAAGGCCGGCGATCGGAACGATCTCGGGCGCCGGAAAGCCGAGCACCGTGGGGAAGGCCGGGGCCACGGGACCCCGCGGAGGGTTTCCCGGAATGAGCGTGGGGGGCGCCTCGGGGCCCACGTCGGCGGCCGCGAAGGCCGGGGGAAGCGGTTCGGGACGCAGGCCGTCGAACTCGGCCAGGCGGCGCTTCAGCGCCGACCAGCGTTCGCGGTCGGGACCCTTGATCTTGCCGTCGATGAGCGACTGTTCGTACAGGATCTGCCGCTCGGCCAGCGCGGCGATCTGGCGTTCGTAGGGAGTGCGCGCCGCCTCGGGCTTGCGGAGGATTTCCTGGGTTTCCGGGGGGAACTTGGCCGTGGCCGCCTGAGCGGCGCGCTCGAGATACGGTCGCTCGAGGGCGGCCAGCTCGGCGCGCACCGCGGCGGTTTTCTCCTCCCAGACCGCCCGCGCGGACCGGTACGCCTCGCGTTCCCGGGGCGTCGCCAGCGGCCGGTCGTCCCTCCAGAGAAGCGGCGTGAAGAACGCCTGAAGCGCGTAATAGTCGCGCTGGAGGAGGGGATCGAACTTGTGGTCGTGGCAGCGGGCGCAGCCCATGCCCAGGCCCAGGAAGACGTCCGCCGTGACGTCGGTGACGTCGTTGAGAATGTCCGCCCACTGGCGCGGCACGTCGCGCTGGTTGTATTCGTACATGCCGAGCCGGAGGTAGCCGGTGGCGACGAGGACCGAGGGGTCGTCGGGGGCGATTTCGTCCCCGGCCAGCTGCTCGAGGATGAAGCGGTCGTAGGGTTTATCCTCGTTGAAGGCGCGCACGACGTAGTCGCGGTACCGCCAGGCGTGGGGCCGGTAGGCGTCCTGCCGGTGCCCGTCCGAC
Proteins encoded:
- a CDS encoding DUF1549 domain-containing protein, which produces MMGPKTLVLAALLAGPRPGDDGEPPERFFEAKVRPLLAARCFSCHSAEGGGKVKGGLRLDSRDAVLKGGNQGPAVVPGDPGASLLVRAVSWKDPELRMPPKERLPRGEAEILERWVRMGAPWSAAAAPPRTRPEKEITERDRAFWSFRPPRDPAPPDVRAPELCRNPVDRFLQARLEAEGLVPAPEADRRTLIRRLSFDLHGLPPAPEEVEAFVRDPAPDAYERLVDRMLAHPRTGERWARFWLDLVRYAESDGHRQDAYRPHAWRYRDYVVRAFNEDKPYDRFILEQLAGDEIAPDDPSVLVATGYLRLGMYEYNQRDVPRQWADILNDVTDVTADVFLGLGMGCARCHDHKFDPLLQRDYYALQAFFTPLLWRDDRPLATPREREAYRSARAVWEEKTAAVRAELAALERPYLERAAQAATAKFPPETQEILRKPEAARTPYERQIAALAERQILYEQSLIDGKIKGPDRERWSALKRRLAEFDGLRPEPLPPAFAAADVGPEAPPTLIPGNPPRGPVAPAFPTVLGFPAPEIVPIAGLSTGRRTALARWLTRPDHPLTARVMMNRLWQRVFRRGLVATSSDFGRLGEAPSHPELLDWLACRFVESGWSIRTMHRLLLTSAAYRRSSIHPDPEPGRRKDPQNRLLWRATPRRLEAEEVRDALLAVAGELDEAAGGPSADASGPRRTIYTKVLRNTRDPLLQAFDAPDSFTSVPERLSTTTAPQALLLMNGAWVLRRAEAFAAKLRPLPPEERVEAAYRWAFGRAPTSEERRRAREFLERAPGRNGIRSGPGEPVLEPTPHRGGLSVRIRGAHPEDRLRLPADPGLASLDFSVEAVVLLDSLYEDASVRVIVSQWAGRDDRPGWSFGVTSRKSRHEPRNLVLQIVGPAGYEVIPSDLRVELHRLHYAAFALGTNAEGEPVATFHLKDLSDPDAPLRTAVVRRRNAGPLRPAAALVVGGRDGVPGHGWDGLIDELRLSRGPFVPGQLLEGEARGEVLAHWRFETRPGPRADDAGRQPLLAGGARPASGGSEEAWVDFCHVLLTCGEFFHVD